The following proteins are encoded in a genomic region of Streptomyces lunaelactis:
- a CDS encoding metallopeptidase family protein produces the protein MDSPVPPRPTEPRPRRRDRHGRGMRGPVAPPQVPLAASRSESFRDLVQDSVERLERRWPQLADVDFLVLDVPGAPEESVPLGSSAPADKERPARIVVYRRPVEIRTKNRDERAMLVHEVVVEQVAELLGLAPESVDPRYGQE, from the coding sequence ATGGACAGTCCCGTACCGCCCCGCCCGACCGAACCACGGCCGCGCCGCCGCGACCGCCACGGCCGCGGTATGCGGGGTCCGGTCGCACCGCCCCAGGTGCCCCTCGCCGCAAGTCGCTCCGAGTCCTTCCGCGACCTGGTGCAGGACTCGGTGGAACGGCTGGAACGGCGCTGGCCACAACTGGCCGATGTCGATTTCCTCGTACTGGACGTGCCGGGCGCACCGGAGGAGTCGGTACCGCTGGGCAGCTCGGCACCCGCGGACAAGGAACGGCCGGCCCGGATCGTGGTCTACCGGCGGCCTGTCGAGATCCGTACGAAGAATCGCGATGAGCGGGCCATGCTGGTGCACGAGGTGGTCGTGGAGCAGGTGGCGGAGCTGCTGGGGCTGGCGCCGGAGTCGGTCGACCCGCGTTACGGGCAGGAATGA
- a CDS encoding DUF5719 family protein: MKRTTISLIATTVALAAVTGFAALTAPDSGSAAEAKAPARMPVERSSLLCPAPSGSELSETAYTAFTPAGKTGVAKDGAANESKAELKPSAATLAAPDTETEPKKDGAKAGDAAKGVKKPGQDKALLALKEPGKPVAAKASGGETPALVGTATGSLAPGWTAQQTTTVTAGGARGLLGVSCTAPDTDFWFPGASTAEARQDYVHLTNPDDTPAVADIELYGKDGTLKTTLTEGIPVPAGSSVPVLLSTLTADPAGDVTVHVTTRTGRVGAVVRAADDKTGSDWLAASADPSGTLVLPGIPADATSVQLVAFAPGDDDADLKVQLAGATGRITPAGHETLHVKSGMTAAVDLRDVTKGEAGSLILSPAQSGRATPVVAALRVVRGKGDKQEVAFIPATVPVGERATAADNRAKGSTLSLTAPGAAAQVKVIASAGTEGGTQVVRTYTVKAGTTLAVTTPPVPAGLKGSYALTVETVSGGPVHASRTLALPQDGIPMFTVQTLPDGRGTVAVPEAEQDLSVLGD, encoded by the coding sequence GTGAAGCGCACGACCATCTCCCTGATCGCGACCACCGTCGCCCTCGCAGCGGTCACCGGATTCGCGGCCCTCACCGCACCCGACAGCGGTTCGGCGGCGGAAGCGAAGGCCCCGGCGCGGATGCCCGTCGAACGCTCCAGCCTGCTCTGCCCCGCGCCCAGCGGCTCCGAACTTTCCGAGACCGCGTACACGGCCTTCACCCCGGCGGGGAAGACCGGCGTGGCGAAGGACGGCGCGGCGAACGAGAGCAAGGCCGAACTCAAGCCGTCCGCCGCCACCTTGGCCGCCCCCGACACCGAGACCGAACCGAAGAAGGACGGGGCGAAGGCGGGTGACGCCGCGAAGGGCGTCAAGAAGCCGGGGCAGGACAAGGCCCTGCTCGCGCTGAAGGAGCCCGGCAAGCCGGTCGCCGCCAAGGCGAGCGGCGGCGAAACCCCCGCGCTCGTCGGCACGGCCACCGGCAGCCTCGCCCCCGGCTGGACCGCCCAGCAGACCACCACGGTCACCGCGGGCGGCGCGCGCGGCCTGCTCGGCGTCAGCTGCACCGCGCCCGACACCGACTTCTGGTTTCCCGGAGCGTCCACCGCCGAAGCGCGCCAGGACTACGTCCACCTCACCAACCCGGACGACACACCCGCCGTCGCCGACATCGAGCTGTACGGCAAGGACGGCACCCTCAAGACCACGCTGACCGAGGGCATCCCGGTCCCGGCCGGATCGAGCGTCCCGGTGCTGCTGTCCACCCTGACCGCGGACCCCGCCGGGGATGTGACCGTCCATGTCACGACCCGTACGGGCCGCGTGGGCGCCGTGGTCCGTGCCGCCGACGACAAGACGGGCAGCGACTGGCTGGCCGCATCGGCCGACCCGTCGGGCACCTTGGTGCTGCCCGGCATTCCGGCGGACGCCACCTCGGTACAGCTGGTGGCCTTCGCACCCGGCGACGACGACGCCGACCTGAAGGTGCAACTGGCGGGCGCGACCGGCCGGATCACCCCGGCCGGACACGAGACGCTGCACGTCAAGTCCGGGATGACCGCGGCCGTCGACCTGCGGGACGTCACCAAGGGCGAGGCCGGATCGCTGATCCTCAGTCCGGCCCAGAGCGGCCGCGCCACCCCGGTGGTTGCGGCGCTGCGCGTCGTGCGCGGCAAGGGCGACAAGCAGGAGGTCGCGTTCATTCCGGCAACCGTCCCGGTGGGGGAGCGGGCGACCGCCGCCGACAACCGCGCCAAGGGCTCGACTCTCTCGCTGACCGCGCCGGGCGCGGCGGCTCAGGTCAAGGTCATCGCATCGGCGGGTACGGAGGGGGGCACCCAGGTCGTCAGGACATACACGGTCAAGGCCGGTACGACGCTGGCCGTCACCACCCCGCCGGTCCCGGCCGGGCTGAAGGGCTCGTACGCGCTGACGGTCGAGACGGTGTCGGGCGGCCCGGTACACGCGTCGCGCACGCTGGCGCTGCCGCAGGACGGCATCCCGATGTTCACGGTGCAGACGCTGCCGGACGGCAGAGGGACGGTGGCAGTGCCGGAGGCCGAGCAGGACCTGTCGGTCCTTGGCGACTGA
- a CDS encoding DUF3499 domain-containing protein, with protein sequence MESRRSPLKSAVPSNVVSPVRRCSRTACGRPAVATLTYVYADSTAVLGPLATYAEPHCYDLCAEHSERLTAPRGWDVVRLTDGSAPARPSGDDLEALANAVREAARPQGRAPGAGAQNGRRTADPMEVARRGHLRVLRSPES encoded by the coding sequence GTGGAGAGTCGTCGCAGCCCGCTCAAGAGTGCGGTACCGTCCAACGTCGTGAGCCCTGTACGTCGCTGTTCGCGCACCGCGTGCGGCCGCCCTGCCGTCGCGACACTGACGTACGTCTATGCCGACTCGACTGCGGTCCTCGGCCCGCTCGCCACCTACGCCGAGCCCCACTGTTACGACCTGTGCGCCGAGCACAGTGAGCGCCTGACCGCCCCCCGTGGCTGGGACGTCGTGCGGCTCACCGACGGTTCCGCCCCTGCCCGCCCCAGTGGCGACGATCTCGAGGCGCTCGCCAATGCCGTACGCGAAGCGGCTCGCCCCCAGGGGCGGGCGCCCGGGGCCGGAGCGCAGAACGGCCGCCGGACGGCGGATCCGATGGAGGTCGCGCGCCGCGGCCATCTGCGGGTGCTGCGCTCCCCGGAATCCTGA